From Camelus dromedarius isolate mCamDro1 chromosome 12, mCamDro1.pat, whole genome shotgun sequence, the proteins below share one genomic window:
- the CD248 gene encoding endosialin, whose amino-acid sequence MLLRLLLAWAAAVPTLGQAPWATEPRAACGPGSCYALFPRRRTFLEAWLACRELGGDLATPRTPEEAQRVNSLVGSGPASWLLWIGLQRQARQCQPQRPLRGFTWTTGDQDTAFTNWAQPATGGPCPAQRCAALEASGEHRWLEGSCTLAVDGYLCQFGFEGSCPALPGEAGQAGPAVYTTPFHLVSTEFEWLPFGSVAAVPCQAGREASLLCVKQPDGGVGWSRAGPLCPGTGCGPDNGGCEHECVEEVDGRVSCRCTEGFRLAVDGHSCEDPCAQAPCEQQCEPGGPQGYSCHCRLGFRPAEDEPHRCVDTDECQIAGVCQQMCVNYVGGFECYCSEGHELEADGISCSPAGAMGARASQDLGDELLDDGEDEEDEDESWEAFDGGWTEMPGIPWMEATQSSDFGLAYRPSFPEDGEPRMPYLDPTWPPPLSAPRVPYLSSVLSITRPVVVSATRPTLPSAHQPPIISATRPPLAPAPQPPLIPAMHPSLPSDHQFPMISAKYPDLPSAHQPPVISATYPGPTPAHQPPIISAKYPELPPAHQSPMFPDTQAIDTQTTTHLPRIPANHTLLITTSSPHPPSVTPDVPVLKAKAPHLPITSTVQPFLTTTSKSPVLPAHQVPVPAATQAPAFHTSLPGQSPTNQTSLTSPTHPHSKAPQVPREGAPDPSLTPWLPSAAPTAAPTALGEASLGGRSRRDDRWLLVALLVPACVFLVVLLALGIVYCTRCGPHAPNKSVTDCYRWVTHTGSKGPTEPAPHRGSLTGVQTCRTSV is encoded by the coding sequence ATGCTGCTGCGCCTGCTGCTGGCCTGGGCGGCTGCGGTGCCCACCCTGGGCCAGGCCCCCTGGGCCACGGAGCCGCGCGCCGCCTGCGGCCCGGGCAGCTGTTACGCGCTCTTCCCGCGGCGCCGCACCTTCCTGGAGGCCTGGCTGGCCTGCCGCGAGCTTGGGGGCGACCTGGCCACGCCGCGGACCCCCGAGGAGGCCCAGCGCGTGAACAGCCTGGTGGGCTCCGGTCCGGCCAGCTGGCTGCTGTGGATCGGGCTGCAGCGGCAGGCCCGGCAATGCCAGCCGCAGCGCCCACTGCGTGGCTTCACATGGACCACGGGGGACCAGGACACAGCCTTCACCAACTGGGCCCAGCCAGCCACGGGCGGGCCCTGCCCGGCCCAGCGCTGTGCGGCCCTTGAGGCAAGTGGCGAGCATCGCTGGCTCGAGGGCTCGTGCACGCTGGCCGTCGATGGCTACCTGTGCCAGTTCGGCTTTGAGGGCTCCTGCCCAGCGCTGCCTGGTGAGGCGGGCCAGGCCGGCCCAGCAGTCTACACCACGCCTTTCCACCTGGTCTCCACCGAGTTTGAGTGGCTGCCCTTTGGCTCCGTTGCTGCCGTGCCGTGCCAGGCTGGCAGAGAAGCCTCCCTGCTCTGTGTGAAGCAGCCCGACGGTGGTGTGGGCTGGTCACGGGCTGGGCCCTTGTGCCCTGGTACTGGCTGCGGCCCCGACAACGGGGGCTGTGAACACGAGTGTGTGGAGGAGGTGGATGGTCGGGTGTCCTGTCGCTGCACCGAGGGCTTCCGGCTGGCGGTGGATGGGCACAGCTGCGAGGACCCCTGTGCCCAGGCCCCATGTGAGCAGCAGTGTGAGCCTGGTGGGCCACAGGGCTACAGCTGCCACTGTCGCCTGGGTTTCCGGCCAGCCGAGGATGAGCCACACCGCTGCGTGGACACAGATGAGTGCCAGATCGCAGGCGTGTGCCAGCAGATGTGTGTCAACTACGTCGGTGGCTTTGAGTGCTACTGCAGTGAGGGCCACGAGCTTGAGGCCGATGGCATCAGCTGCAGCCCTGCTGGGGCCATGGGTGCCCGGGCTTCTCAGGACCTTGGGGACGAGTTGCTGGATGACGGGGAGGATGAAGAGGATGAAGATGAGTCCTGGGAGGCCTTTGATGGTGGCTGGACAGAGATGCCTGGGATCCCGTGGATGGAAGCCACGCAGTCGTCTGACTTTGGCCTGGCCTATAGACCTAGCTTCCCAGAGGATGGAGAGCCACGGATGCCCTACCTGGATCCCACCTGGCCACCCCCGCTTAGTGCTCCCAGGGTCCCCTACCTCTCCTCAGTGCTCTCTATCACCCGGCCTGTGGTAGTCTCTGCCACACGCCCCACACTGCCTTCAGCCCACCAACCCCCTATTATCTCTGCCACAcgcccacccctggcccctgcccctcagcccccttTGATCCCTGCCATGCATCCATCTTTGCCCTCTGACCACCAGTTCCCCATGATTTCGGCCAAATATCCAGATCTGCCTTCAGCCCACCAACCTCCTGTTATCTCTGCCACATACCCAGGACCAACCCCTGCCCACCAGCCCCCAATTATCTCAGCCAAATATCCCGAACTGCCCCCTGCTCACCAATCCCCCATGTTTCCAGATACCCAGGCCATTGATACCCAGACCACCACTCATTTGCCTCGAATCCCAGCTAACCACACCCTTCTGATCACCACCTCCAGTCCCCATCCACCCAGTGTGACTCCAGATGTCCCAGTCCTCAAAGCCAAGGCCCCCCACCTTCCCATTACTTCTACTGTCCAGCCTTTTCTGACCACTACCTCCAAGTCCCCTGTACTCCCTGCCCATCAAGTCCCTGTGCCTGCTGCCACCCAGGCCCCAGCTTTCCACACTTCTCTGCCTGGTCAGAGCCCCACTAACCAGACCTCACTCACCAGCCCTACACACCCCCATTCCAAAGCCCCACAAGTCCCAAGGGAAGGGGCCCCTGACCCTAGTCTGACCCCATGGCTGCCCTCAGCAGCTCCCACAGCTGCCCCGACAGCCCTGGGGGAGGCCAGTCTAGGAGGCCGCAGTCGGAGGGATGATCGGTGGCTGCTGGTGGCACTCCTAGTGCCCGCATGCGTCTTCTTGGTGGTCCTACTCGCACTGGGCATTGTGTACTGTACCCGCTGTGGCCCCCACGCACCCAACAAGAGTGTGACCGACTGCTATCGCTGGGTCACCCACACTGGGAGCAAGGGCCCGACGGAACCTGCGCCCCACCGGGGCAGCCTCACAGGGGTGCAGACCTGCAGAACCAGCGTGTGA
- the TMEM151A gene encoding transmembrane protein 151A — MPEGGGGDGGEVPALIPDGEPLREEQRPLKQSLGSSLCRESHWKCLLLTLLIHACGAVVAWCRLATVPRLVLGPEAALARGAGGPPPTYPASPCSDGYLYIPLAFVSLLYLLYLAECWHCHVRSCQAPRTDANTVLALIRRLQQAPPCVWWKATSYHYVRRTRQITRYRNGDAYTTTQVYHERADSRTARGEFDYSAHGVRDVSKELVGLADHAATRLRFTKCFSFGSAEAEASYLTQRARFFSANEGLDDYLEAREGMHLKDVDFRESLMVFADPRSPPWYARAWVFWLVSAATLSWPLRVVAAYGTAHVHYQVEKLFGASSPPPGAMPSGPPLSRVATVDFTELEWHICSNRQLVPSYSEAVVMGAGSGTYLRGCQRCRRSVSSNSLPPARPSGPRLPFSRSRLSLGAGGRATPGVFRSLSGGPLGRRGEDTEPLESPPCYEDALYFPVLIVHGDSGCQGDGQGAL, encoded by the exons ATGCCGGAGGGTGGCGGTGGCGACGGCGGGGAGGTGCCCGCGCTCATCCCGGACGGCGAGCCTCTGAGGGAAGAG CAGCGGCCCCTGAAACAGTCCCTGGGAAGCTCCCTGTGCCGCGAGTCGCACTGGAAGTGCCTGCTCCTCACGCTGCTCATCCACGCCTGCGGTGCCGTGGTGGCCTGGTGTCGCCTGGCCACAGTGCCACGGCTGGTCCTGGGGCCCGAGGCGGCCCTGGCCCGAGGGGCCGGGGGCCCACCGCCCACCTACCCAGCCAGCCCCTGCTCCGATGGCTACCTGTACATCCCACTGGCCTTTGTCTCCCTCCTCTACCTCCTCTACCTGGCCGAATGCTGGCATTGTCATGTCCGGTCATGCCAGGCGCCGCGCACTGATGCCAACACCGTGCTTGCCCTGATCCGCCGGCTGCAGCAGGCACCACCCTGTGTGTGGTGGAAGGCCACCAGCTACCACTACGTGCGGCGCACCCGCCAGATTACCCGCTACCGCAACGGCGACGCCTACACCACCACGCAGGTCTACCATGAGAGGGCCGACAGCCGCACTGCTCGTGGCGAGTTTGACTACTCAGCCCACGGGGTCCGCGATGTCTCCAAGGAGCTGGTGGGCCTGGCTGACCACGCGGCCACGCGGCTGCGCTTCACCAAGTGCTTCAGCTTCGGCAGCGCCGAGGCCGAGGCTTCGTACCTCACCCAGAGGGCCCGCTTCTTCAGCGCCAACGAGGGCCTGGACGACTACCTGGAGGCCCGGGAGGGCATGCATCTGAAAGACGTGGACTTCCGCGAGTCCCTCATGGTCTTCGCCGACCCGCGCAGCCCGCCCTGGTACGCGCGCGCCTGGGTCTTCTGGCTGGTGTCGGCGGCCACGCTGTCCTGGCCGCTGCGCGTCGTGGCGGCCTACGGCACGGCCCACGTGCACTACCAGGTGGAGAAGCTTTTCGGCGCCAGCTCGCCCCCGCCCGGGGCCATGCCCAGTGGGCCCCCGCTCTCACGTGTGGCCACGGTGGACTTCACCGAGCTTGAGTGGCACATCTGCTCCAACCGGCAGCTGGTACCCAGCTACTCAGAGGCTGTGGTCATGGGCGCTGGCTCGGGCACCTACCTCCGTGGCTGCCAGCGCTGCCGGCGCTCTGTCAGCAGCAACTCGCTGCCTCCAGCCCGGCCCAGCGGGCCCCGCCTGCCTTTCAGCCGCAGCCGCCTCTcgctgggagctgggggcagggccacaCCGGGGGTCTTCCGGAGCCTGAGCGGGGGGCCACTGGGGCGCCGTGGGGAGGACACGGAGCCCCTGGAAAGCCCACCGTGCTATGAGGACGCCCTTTACTTCCCGGTGCTCATTGTCCATGGTGACAGCGGCTGCCAGGGGGATGGGCAGGGTGCACTCTGA